The Mobula birostris isolate sMobBir1 chromosome 6, sMobBir1.hap1, whole genome shotgun sequence genome has a window encoding:
- the LOC140199437 gene encoding gamma-crystallin S-1-like, with the protein MTHQNIILIIFYEDRNFQGRHYECSSDCADLSPYFSRCNSIRVESDWWVLYERPNYMGYQYVLSRGEYPDYQRWMGFNDCIKSCRSYPPYRGGTYRMRIYERPDFAGQMMEFMNDCPSVYDHFCCHDIHSCQVMDGYWIFYEQPNYRGRQYFLIPGEYRRYSDWGGYNSMIGSFRRMRDI; encoded by the exons ATGACCCATCAAAATATCATCCTT ATCATCTTCTACGAGGACAGGAACTTCCAGGGTCGGCACTATGAGTGCAGCTCCGACTGTGCCGACCTCTCCCCTTACTTCAGCCGCTGTAACTCCATCCGTGTcgagagtgactggtgggtgttgTACGAGAGACCCAACTACATGGGATACCAGTATGTCCTGAGCaggggagagtatcctgactaccAGCGCTGGATGGGATTTAATGACTGTATCAAGTCCTGTCGCAGTTACCCACCT TACCGAGGTGGAACCTACAGGATGAGGATTTACGAAAGGCCTGACTTTGCCGGgcagatgatggaattcatgAATGATTGTCCCTCTGTCTACGATCATTTCTGTTGCCATGACATCCACTCCTGtcaggtgatggatggttactGGATTTTCTATGAGCAGCCCAACTACAGAGGCCGACAGTACTTCCTGATACCTGGGGAATACAGGAGATACAGTGACTGGGGCGGCTACAACTCAATGATCGGGTCCTTCAGGCGTATGAGGGACATCTAA